Proteins co-encoded in one Natronorubrum daqingense genomic window:
- a CDS encoding MBL fold metallo-hydrolase has translation MDVHHVTADAETFTCNAFLVLGEETTLVDAGAWDGVVDEIQLYTDEVDSVVLTHQHGDHVAQLEAVVDAFDPDVYAYDDHPTRTQEIRDGDTVSIGDDDFDVVYTPGHADDHVSFVSESSLFSGDVVVHDDGAFDYGSFGRTDMAGQSRERLIESIETLLERLPDGIEHMYAGHGGIFHGDVRDVVETALERASERQPKYPDE, from the coding sequence ATGGACGTTCATCACGTCACGGCAGATGCGGAGACGTTCACCTGCAACGCCTTTCTCGTCCTCGGCGAGGAGACGACGCTCGTCGACGCCGGCGCGTGGGACGGCGTCGTCGACGAGATCCAGTTGTACACGGACGAGGTCGATAGCGTCGTTCTCACCCACCAACACGGCGATCACGTCGCCCAACTCGAGGCCGTCGTCGACGCCTTCGATCCGGACGTGTACGCCTACGACGACCATCCGACGCGGACGCAGGAGATTCGCGACGGCGACACGGTGTCGATCGGCGACGACGACTTCGACGTGGTTTACACGCCCGGCCACGCGGACGACCACGTCTCGTTCGTCTCCGAGTCGTCGCTCTTCTCGGGTGACGTCGTGGTCCACGACGACGGCGCGTTCGACTACGGCAGTTTCGGTCGGACGGACATGGCAGGGCAATCCCGCGAGCGGCTCATCGAGAGCATCGAGACACTCCTCGAGCGGCTGCCCGACGGAATCGAACACATGTACGCCGGTCACGGCGGCATCTTTCACGGCGATGTCCGGGACGTCGTCGAAACCGCTCTCGAGCGAGCGAGCGAGCGCCAGCCGAAGTACCCCGACGAGTGA
- a CDS encoding DUF5786 family protein, which yields MGFGSYDESEQQEVDADFDDEEAVQSGENNHDGTIEFENGASSDELLDRLEDIKDEE from the coding sequence ATGGGTTTCGGGAGTTACGACGAATCTGAGCAACAGGAAGTGGACGCAGATTTTGACGACGAGGAAGCGGTACAATCCGGTGAAAACAACCACGACGGGACGATCGAGTTCGAAAATGGTGCCTCGAGCGACGAGTTACTCGATCGACTCGAGGACATCAAAGACGAGGAGTGA
- a CDS encoding endonuclease dU has protein sequence MKPGVRALGIAESVGPSDERSTLAGVVVRRDRVVEDAAFRSCAVGGTDATDAVCSLLEECIRPDVRYVLVGSVAPAWYNLLDLTHIHQRADRPVIAVTFEESDGLESGLRDAFSGASLEDRLERYRALPARRPVSVNDETVYVRHLGCDASDAATVVRAFTPEGGRPEPIRVASALARAGNQYAGRRSRLEK, from the coding sequence ATGAAGCCCGGGGTGCGGGCGCTGGGAATCGCCGAATCGGTCGGGCCGAGCGACGAGCGAAGCACCCTCGCCGGCGTTGTCGTCCGTCGTGATCGAGTCGTCGAAGACGCCGCCTTTCGGTCGTGTGCTGTCGGTGGAACCGACGCGACGGACGCCGTCTGCTCGCTGCTCGAGGAGTGTATCCGACCGGACGTCCGGTACGTGCTCGTCGGCAGCGTCGCCCCCGCGTGGTACAACCTTCTCGACCTCACACACATCCATCAGAGAGCCGACCGGCCAGTGATCGCCGTCACGTTCGAAGAGAGCGACGGCCTCGAGTCGGGACTCCGCGATGCCTTCAGCGGTGCGTCTCTCGAGGACAGACTCGAGCGCTACCGCGCGCTCCCAGCGCGTCGGCCCGTCTCGGTCAACGACGAGACGGTCTACGTTCGTCACCTCGGCTGTGATGCGAGCGACGCCGCGACGGTCGTGCGAGCGTTCACTCCCGAGGGCGGGCGACCGGAGCCGATTCGGGTCGCGAGCGCGCTCGCTCGAGCGGGGAATCAGTACGCGGGCCGGCGCTCTCGTCTCGAGAAGTGA
- a CDS encoding phosphoribosylaminoimidazolesuccinocarboxamide synthase, giving the protein MTSVKEFRIDEAATADELGRGTFVFTDAYSVFDWGKMPDQIPEKGASLCAMGAYNFELLESEGVPTHYRGVLEQGEVVPLEEASRPPWEMAIDLTQVPDLPNDGREYDYDHYHEAAGENYLIPLEIVFRNRVPIGSSLRRRTDPSDHGLDFDEWPEGVVELEEPIVEFSTKYEEGDRYLAREEADAIAGRAAISDLESLAREVNRVITEQAESADLVHEDGKIECLYYGAAAAADGERANGPVSGEVRVADVVGTFDENRFSYEGTQLSKEVLRQYHKRTQPEWVQAVKDAKAEARESDVADWKSLCEAEPDPLEDDVIELARNLYCAGANAYTGHELFDAPPLSSAIGAVQRL; this is encoded by the coding sequence GTGACGAGCGTCAAGGAGTTCCGCATCGACGAGGCGGCGACGGCCGACGAACTCGGCCGGGGGACGTTCGTCTTCACCGACGCGTACTCGGTCTTCGACTGGGGGAAGATGCCCGATCAGATCCCCGAGAAGGGAGCGAGCCTCTGTGCGATGGGGGCGTACAACTTCGAACTGCTCGAGTCCGAGGGCGTCCCGACTCACTACCGCGGCGTCCTCGAGCAAGGCGAAGTCGTCCCCCTCGAGGAGGCGTCGCGTCCGCCCTGGGAGATGGCCATCGACCTCACGCAGGTGCCCGACCTGCCGAACGACGGCCGCGAGTACGACTACGACCACTATCACGAGGCGGCCGGCGAGAACTACCTGATTCCCCTCGAGATCGTCTTCCGGAATCGGGTCCCTATCGGCTCGAGTCTGCGACGACGGACCGACCCGTCCGATCACGGTCTCGACTTCGACGAGTGGCCGGAAGGAGTCGTCGAACTCGAGGAGCCGATCGTCGAATTCTCGACGAAGTACGAGGAGGGCGACCGCTACCTCGCACGCGAGGAAGCCGACGCCATCGCCGGCCGCGCCGCTATTTCGGACCTCGAGTCGCTCGCTCGTGAGGTCAACCGAGTCATCACCGAGCAAGCCGAATCGGCCGATCTGGTCCACGAGGATGGCAAGATCGAATGTCTGTACTACGGGGCGGCTGCTGCCGCCGATGGCGAACGGGCCAACGGGCCCGTGAGCGGCGAGGTTCGCGTCGCCGACGTCGTGGGCACCTTCGACGAGAACCGATTCAGCTACGAAGGGACCCAACTCTCCAAAGAGGTTCTTCGACAGTATCACAAGCGAACCCAGCCGGAGTGGGTTCAGGCCGTCAAAGACGCGAAGGCCGAAGCCAGAGAGAGCGACGTCGCGGACTGGAAATCGCTCTGTGAGGCGGAGCCAGACCCGCTCGAGGACGACGTGATCGAACTCGCTCGCAACCTCTACTGTGCCGGGGCAAACGCCTACACCGGGCACGAACTGTTCGACGCGCCGCCGCTCTCGAGTGCGATCGGTGCGGTTCAGCGGTTGTAA
- a CDS encoding MFS transporter: MERSPIGVGRLRRDETAYIVGAISGAHFLSHIYLLAFPPLFPLLGSEFDLTTGELGLLVTAIYIPTLVLQIPLGELVDRIGAKRILIGGLVVTSLGITLAGAATSYWMLLAFALLSGVGQSVFHPADYAFLESVTTESNQGKAFSLHTFGGFAGFAAAPMLLGGIGIRYDWQLALFVTGSLGFLYAAVLALTAAPVYRRQIHTRETNGGRDDGEFASELETENPINERTTESGSSEPGDTESTTSGSTLRQTAAQLLQPRLLVVFVFYLLSMMAIVALQSFTTVFAVDSLGFDDASANNVLTAYLVGTAVGVIAGGPLADRVPFQPVLVGAFAIAAVGTVGAVAVAPNMSFVVAAVIFAFVGVAIGIALPSRDTFATTMAEAGSTGKSFGFFFTGLSLGAVLSPALLGALIDVTSVLVAFLVVAGILLVAASVIVVVSVLGVLEGPSNDREDASPR; encoded by the coding sequence ATGGAACGCTCGCCGATCGGTGTGGGACGATTGCGACGGGACGAAACGGCGTACATCGTGGGAGCGATTTCGGGTGCGCACTTTCTCTCTCACATCTACTTGCTCGCGTTCCCGCCGCTGTTTCCGTTGTTGGGATCCGAGTTCGATCTGACGACCGGCGAACTCGGACTGCTCGTGACGGCGATTTACATTCCGACGCTCGTCCTCCAGATTCCCCTCGGCGAGCTCGTCGACCGAATCGGGGCGAAACGCATCCTCATCGGCGGTCTCGTCGTGACCTCGCTGGGGATCACGCTCGCCGGCGCGGCGACCTCCTACTGGATGCTACTCGCGTTCGCGCTCCTCTCGGGAGTCGGCCAGTCGGTCTTTCACCCCGCCGACTACGCGTTTCTCGAGAGCGTGACGACCGAGTCGAATCAAGGGAAGGCGTTCAGTTTGCACACGTTCGGCGGCTTCGCCGGGTTCGCCGCCGCGCCCATGTTGCTCGGCGGAATCGGGATCAGGTACGACTGGCAACTGGCGCTGTTCGTCACCGGCTCGCTCGGGTTTCTCTACGCCGCGGTCCTCGCGCTCACCGCCGCACCAGTGTACCGCCGGCAGATCCACACTCGCGAGACGAATGGCGGACGCGACGACGGTGAGTTCGCGAGCGAACTCGAGACCGAGAATCCGATCAACGAGCGGACGACCGAGTCAGGTTCGAGCGAGCCGGGTGACACTGAATCGACCACCTCCGGATCGACGCTCCGCCAGACTGCGGCCCAACTTCTCCAGCCCCGCCTGCTCGTCGTCTTCGTGTTCTATCTGCTCTCGATGATGGCGATCGTCGCGTTGCAGTCGTTCACGACGGTGTTCGCCGTCGACTCGCTCGGCTTCGACGACGCGAGCGCGAACAACGTGTTGACCGCGTACCTCGTCGGCACCGCGGTCGGCGTCATCGCGGGCGGGCCACTCGCCGATCGCGTGCCGTTCCAGCCCGTTCTCGTGGGCGCGTTCGCCATCGCCGCCGTCGGCACCGTTGGGGCGGTCGCCGTCGCCCCGAACATGTCCTTCGTCGTGGCCGCCGTGATCTTCGCGTTCGTCGGTGTAGCGATCGGCATCGCGTTGCCCTCGAGAGACACGTTCGCGACGACCATGGCCGAGGCCGGCTCGACCGGCAAGAGCTTCGGCTTCTTCTTCACCGGACTCTCACTCGGTGCCGTTTTGAGCCCGGCGCTTCTCGGGGCGCTCATCGACGTGACGTCCGTGCTCGTCGCCTTCCTCGTCGTCGCCGGGATCCTGCTCGTCGCCGCCTCGGTGATCGTCGTCGTCTCCGTGCTCGGCGTGCTCGAGGGTCCCTCCAACGACCGTGAGGACGCGTCCCCTCGGTAA
- the cofH gene encoding 7,8-didemethyl-8-hydroxy-5-deazariboflavin synthase subunit CofH: MERPVTEADLTFEHVPETDQSFENALAKARAGDRLTVDDAIALLTTGTDDEGIDRTRKEQVLEAADRRRADVVGEEVTFVANLNNNVTTACNVGCLFCNFKDAAHTFERDADVETAGFTKTPAESREIVADAVDRGIYEVTSVSGLHPAFALDEEHREILEAHPDPKAVNYKPPERYATDPGTYVEQMDAMSVDGVHVHSMTPEEGYHARRGTEWSYEEVYSRLHEAGLDTVPGTAAEILVDEVRDVICPGKIDTDGWLEAMEAAANVGMGLTATMMYGHVENEAHRALHLKRVRDLQERVDGAITEFVPLSFVHQNTPLFEHDVVSGGASTDEDELLIAVSRLFLDNVDHIQSSWVKYGDEQGLKMLSCGADDFMGTILSEEITKRAGGEYGEYRSFADYADLITSVGRVPVERSTDYETRRIVDPDESPIGPRLGPKSDGTPLLSTEERVAPADD, encoded by the coding sequence ATGGAGCGCCCGGTGACCGAGGCAGATCTGACGTTCGAGCACGTCCCCGAGACCGACCAGTCCTTCGAGAATGCACTGGCGAAAGCACGCGCTGGCGACCGACTCACGGTCGACGACGCGATTGCACTACTGACGACGGGAACGGACGACGAGGGAATCGACCGAACCCGCAAAGAGCAGGTGCTCGAGGCTGCCGACCGCCGGCGCGCGGACGTCGTCGGCGAGGAGGTCACGTTCGTCGCGAACCTGAACAACAACGTCACGACGGCCTGCAACGTCGGCTGTCTGTTCTGTAACTTCAAAGACGCCGCACACACCTTCGAGCGCGACGCCGACGTGGAGACGGCCGGGTTCACGAAGACGCCCGCGGAGTCCCGCGAGATCGTCGCCGACGCCGTCGACCGAGGCATCTACGAGGTTACCTCGGTTTCCGGGCTTCACCCCGCGTTCGCACTCGACGAGGAACACCGAGAGATTCTCGAGGCCCACCCCGACCCGAAGGCGGTCAATTACAAGCCCCCGGAACGGTACGCGACCGATCCGGGCACCTACGTCGAGCAGATGGACGCGATGAGCGTCGACGGCGTCCACGTCCACTCGATGACGCCCGAGGAGGGCTACCACGCCCGACGAGGCACGGAGTGGTCCTACGAGGAGGTTTACAGCCGCCTTCACGAGGCCGGTCTCGATACGGTTCCCGGGACGGCGGCCGAAATTCTCGTCGACGAGGTCAGAGACGTCATCTGCCCCGGCAAGATCGATACCGACGGCTGGCTCGAGGCCATGGAGGCGGCCGCGAACGTCGGCATGGGGCTGACGGCGACGATGATGTACGGGCACGTGGAGAACGAGGCCCACCGCGCACTACACCTGAAGCGGGTGCGTGACCTTCAAGAGCGCGTCGACGGCGCGATCACGGAGTTCGTCCCGCTCTCGTTCGTCCACCAGAACACCCCTCTCTTCGAGCACGACGTCGTCTCCGGCGGGGCGAGCACCGACGAGGACGAACTGCTGATCGCCGTCTCGAGGCTCTTTCTCGACAACGTCGATCACATCCAATCCTCGTGGGTCAAGTACGGCGACGAGCAGGGGCTGAAGATGCTCTCCTGTGGCGCGGACGACTTCATGGGGACGATTCTCTCCGAGGAGATTACCAAGCGCGCGGGCGGGGAGTACGGCGAGTATCGATCGTTCGCGGACTACGCCGACCTGATCACCTCGGTCGGTCGCGTCCCGGTCGAACGATCGACGGATTACGAGACCCGCCGAATCGTCGACCCCGACGAGTCGCCGATCGGGCCGCGACTCGGCCCGAAGTCCGACGGCACCCCGTTACTTTCGACTGAGGAACGAGTCGCGCCAGCGGACGACTGA
- a CDS encoding SDR family NAD(P)-dependent oxidoreductase, producing MRLEDKTAFITGAGSGLGREAATRFAEEGATIVAADIDGEAAEETLAQLEQEGHEGAALEVDVCDAAGVQAAVDETIAEYGLDIMVNNAGVSHQRASIEEIDESERDRVIDVNVKGVWNGCQAVIPQFKDQGSGAIVNTASLAGVIGAPQLGAYSLSKGAIVNFTRTVASEVGPHGVRANAVCPGVTDTPMPRSNRSEGEWEATKEEMSRYYPLKRLGEPEDIANAMLFLASDEADWITGHALVVDGGFSCS from the coding sequence ATGCGACTCGAAGACAAGACAGCGTTTATCACGGGAGCCGGCTCCGGACTCGGACGAGAAGCAGCCACGCGCTTTGCCGAAGAAGGCGCCACGATCGTCGCGGCGGATATCGACGGCGAAGCGGCCGAGGAGACGCTCGCGCAACTCGAGCAAGAGGGGCACGAGGGGGCGGCACTCGAGGTCGACGTCTGTGACGCGGCGGGCGTGCAGGCGGCGGTCGACGAGACGATCGCGGAGTACGGACTCGACATCATGGTGAACAACGCGGGGGTGAGCCACCAGCGCGCGTCGATCGAAGAGATCGACGAGAGCGAACGGGATCGCGTGATCGACGTGAACGTCAAGGGCGTCTGGAACGGCTGTCAGGCCGTTATTCCGCAGTTCAAGGACCAGGGCTCCGGAGCGATCGTCAATACCGCGTCGCTGGCCGGCGTCATCGGCGCGCCACAACTCGGCGCGTACTCGCTGTCGAAAGGGGCCATCGTCAACTTCACCCGCACGGTCGCCTCGGAGGTCGGCCCCCACGGCGTGCGCGCCAACGCGGTCTGTCCCGGCGTCACCGACACGCCGATGCCCCGCAGTAACCGAAGCGAAGGGGAGTGGGAGGCGACCAAAGAGGAGATGTCCCGGTACTACCCGCTGAAACGCCTCGGCGAGCCCGAAGATATCGCCAACGCGATGTTGTTCCTGGCGAGCGACGAGGCCGACTGGATCACCGGCCACGCGCTCGTCGTCGACGGCGGTTTCTCCTGTTCGTAA
- the cofG gene encoding 7,8-didemethyl-8-hydroxy-5-deazariboflavin synthase subunit CofG: MIPGASEYGIDLTVDEAAVEDLCAVTPDDVDAPPELTFARNVFIPLTTACRYTCTYCTYFDAPGQASLLSLEEVRDICKRGADAGCTEALFTFGDDPDERYTEIHEQLSEWGYDSIHTYLRAACEVALEEGLLPHANPGDQTREQMETVADVNASMGVMLETTAEVDAHAGPRQKEPGQRLRTIQTAGELDVAFTTGILVGIGETWRDRAESLLAIREMHERYDHIQEVIVQPVVDNERWSDGSPALEAMRRVTAMARVALPEEISVQVPPNLAPARELIDCGVDDLGGVSPVTDDHINPDYKWPALRELEEIAAAADLPLGERLPVYERFLPDDLRTNAFDGVAADGTVGASGNRNPNADREWISPTIRDALAADDEAGERYRSVLRSETTVVSREQ; this comes from the coding sequence ATGATTCCCGGGGCGAGCGAGTACGGTATCGACCTGACGGTCGACGAGGCGGCGGTCGAGGACCTCTGTGCGGTGACTCCCGACGACGTCGACGCACCGCCGGAACTGACCTTCGCACGGAACGTCTTCATCCCGTTGACGACGGCCTGTCGCTACACCTGTACGTACTGTACGTACTTCGACGCGCCGGGGCAAGCCTCGCTGCTCAGCCTCGAGGAAGTCCGAGACATCTGTAAGCGCGGTGCTGACGCAGGTTGTACGGAGGCGCTCTTTACGTTCGGCGACGACCCGGACGAGCGCTACACCGAGATTCACGAGCAACTCTCCGAGTGGGGCTACGACTCGATTCACACCTACCTGCGCGCGGCCTGCGAGGTCGCCCTCGAGGAGGGGCTCTTACCTCACGCGAATCCGGGAGACCAGACGCGCGAGCAGATGGAGACGGTCGCCGACGTCAACGCCAGCATGGGCGTCATGCTCGAGACGACGGCCGAGGTCGACGCTCACGCTGGCCCCCGACAGAAAGAGCCGGGACAGCGACTCCGGACGATCCAGACCGCGGGTGAACTCGACGTCGCGTTCACGACGGGCATTCTCGTCGGCATCGGCGAGACGTGGCGCGACCGAGCCGAGAGCCTCCTCGCCATCCGCGAGATGCACGAGCGCTACGACCACATTCAGGAGGTAATCGTCCAGCCCGTCGTCGACAACGAGCGCTGGTCGGACGGCTCGCCCGCCCTCGAGGCGATGCGACGGGTGACGGCGATGGCCCGCGTCGCCCTCCCCGAGGAGATTTCGGTCCAAGTCCCGCCGAATCTCGCCCCCGCTCGAGAGCTGATCGACTGCGGCGTCGACGACCTCGGCGGGGTCTCGCCCGTCACGGACGACCACATCAACCCCGACTACAAGTGGCCCGCGCTGCGCGAACTCGAGGAGATCGCCGCCGCCGCGGACCTGCCACTGGGCGAACGGCTGCCGGTCTACGAGCGATTCCTGCCAGACGACCTGCGAACCAACGCGTTCGACGGCGTGGCTGCTGACGGAACGGTCGGCGCGAGCGGGAATCGGAACCCGAACGCAGATCGCGAGTGGATTTCACCGACGATTCGCGACGCACTCGCGGCCGACGACGAGGCTGGCGAGCGCTACCGGTCGGTGCTTCGAAGCGAGACGACCGTCGTGTCGCGAGAGCAGTAA
- the cofC gene encoding 2-phospho-L-lactate guanylyltransferase yields the protein MHVVVPFAAADPKTRLESLLTPAERSRLARAMLADVVETVVETGHEVVIVSTTPLETTALDLEGHVLESISVEVDERSLSDAVNARLPGGDEREQDADIQNGERDAVAVVMADLALATTDALERLFGADGDVVVAPGRGGGTNALVVRHPEFRVDYHGASYLDHCETATAVDATLETLDSFRLGTDVDEPEDLVEVLVHGSASNRTLTCLRRLGFELERSSGRVGIARATPSSS from the coding sequence ATGCACGTCGTCGTGCCCTTCGCCGCCGCCGACCCGAAGACCCGACTCGAGTCGCTGTTGACCCCAGCGGAGCGCTCGCGACTGGCTCGAGCGATGCTCGCAGACGTGGTGGAGACGGTCGTCGAGACGGGCCACGAGGTGGTGATCGTATCGACGACGCCCCTCGAAACGACCGCGCTGGATCTCGAGGGACACGTCCTCGAGTCGATTTCTGTCGAGGTCGACGAGCGATCGCTCTCCGACGCGGTCAACGCGCGCCTTCCGGGCGGCGACGAGCGAGAGCAGGACGCCGACATCCAGAACGGCGAACGCGACGCGGTTGCGGTCGTCATGGCCGATCTCGCGCTCGCGACGACCGATGCGCTCGAGCGACTGTTCGGCGCGGACGGCGACGTGGTCGTCGCTCCGGGGCGTGGTGGCGGAACGAACGCGCTCGTCGTTCGCCACCCCGAGTTCCGAGTCGACTACCACGGCGCGTCCTATCTGGATCACTGTGAGACGGCGACGGCCGTCGATGCGACGCTCGAAACCCTCGATTCGTTCCGTCTCGGTACGGACGTCGACGAACCCGAGGACCTCGTCGAGGTGCTCGTCCACGGATCGGCGTCGAATCGCACCCTCACCTGCCTTCGTCGACTCGGATTCGAACTCGAGCGCTCGAGTGGCCGCGTCGGAATCGCTCGAGCAACGCCTTCCTCGAGTTGA
- a CDS encoding tubulin/FtsZ family protein yields the protein MKLAMIGFGQAGGKIVDRFLDYDDRTNSGIVRAALAVNSAKADLIGLENIPQENRVLIGQARVKGHGVGADNELGAEIAEEDIDEVQNAIDQIPTHEVDAFLVVSGMGGGTGSGGAPVLAKHLKRIYTIPVYGLGVLPGTDEGGIYTLNAARSFQTFVREVDNLLVFDNDSWRQTGESVEGGYDQINEEIVRRFGILFGAGEVSGDQEVAESVVDSSEIINTLSGGGVSTVGFASEDVEVNTGGGLLSRFTGDSGGNTDNLDAANTTNRITSLVRKAALGRLTLPCEIEGAERALLVVSGPSEYLNRKGIERGRKWLEEETGSMEVRGGDFPREEPEVAAAILLSGVTNVPRIKRLQQVAIEAQDNMDDIQQESEENLEELVEDDEDELEPLF from the coding sequence ATGAAGTTGGCGATGATCGGATTCGGACAGGCCGGTGGTAAGATCGTCGATCGATTCCTCGATTACGACGATCGGACGAATAGCGGAATCGTCCGTGCGGCGCTTGCCGTCAACTCCGCGAAAGCGGACCTCATCGGTCTCGAGAATATACCACAGGAGAATCGCGTACTCATCGGTCAGGCCCGCGTGAAGGGCCATGGCGTGGGTGCAGACAACGAACTCGGCGCGGAAATCGCCGAGGAGGACATCGACGAGGTCCAGAACGCAATCGATCAGATTCCGACCCACGAGGTCGACGCATTCTTGGTCGTTTCCGGAATGGGTGGCGGCACCGGATCCGGCGGCGCGCCGGTCCTCGCGAAACACCTCAAACGGATCTACACGATCCCAGTCTACGGACTCGGCGTGCTGCCGGGAACCGACGAAGGCGGGATCTACACGCTCAACGCGGCTCGCTCGTTCCAGACGTTCGTTCGCGAAGTCGACAACTTGCTCGTCTTCGACAACGATTCCTGGCGACAGACTGGCGAGTCCGTCGAGGGCGGCTACGACCAGATCAACGAAGAGATCGTCCGTCGGTTCGGCATTCTCTTCGGTGCGGGCGAAGTCAGCGGCGATCAGGAAGTCGCCGAGAGCGTCGTCGACTCCTCGGAGATCATCAACACCCTCTCGGGTGGTGGTGTTTCGACCGTCGGCTTCGCAAGCGAGGACGTCGAGGTCAATACGGGCGGCGGCCTCCTCTCGCGCTTTACCGGCGACAGCGGTGGGAACACCGACAACTTGGACGCCGCGAACACGACGAACCGAATCACGAGTCTCGTCCGCAAGGCTGCACTCGGCCGGCTGACGCTACCCTGTGAGATCGAAGGCGCAGAGCGTGCGTTGCTCGTCGTCTCCGGACCATCGGAGTACCTCAACCGGAAAGGCATCGAGCGCGGCCGGAAGTGGCTCGAGGAGGAAACCGGCAGCATGGAAGTCCGTGGTGGAGACTTCCCGCGCGAGGAGCCGGAAGTGGCTGCGGCGATACTGCTTTCGGGTGTCACGAACGTCCCGCGGATCAAACGCCTCCAGCAGGTTGCGATCGAGGCCCAAGACAACATGGACGACATCCAACAAGAGAGCGAGGAGAACTTAGAAGAACTCGTCGAAGACGACGAGGACGAACTCGAGCCGCTGTTTTAG
- a CDS encoding complex I NDUFA9 subunit family protein: protein MQVLVAGGTGFIGTELCAELDERGHDVTALSRNPDEGDLPADVSRVSGDVTDYDSIVDTVAGHDAVVNLVSLSPLYQPPDGLDHETVHAGGTANLVRAAEEHDVDRFLQMSALDADPNGPTDFIRAKGRAETLVTDSRLEWTIVRPSVVFGDGGEFLEFTKLVTTPYVTGLPGGGETRFQPIWVGDLVPLLASALEDARHVGQRYELAGPQIVTLADATELLYEAEDKSVTILPIPSALTKVGLKAVGPVPFVPFGPDQARSLELNNTVVTNDVTAFGVTEDDLQTVGAYLGLNGHGQWDPQRLSA from the coding sequence ATGCAGGTCCTCGTCGCCGGCGGAACTGGCTTCATCGGAACGGAACTCTGTGCGGAACTCGACGAACGCGGCCACGACGTGACGGCGCTCTCGCGTAACCCGGACGAGGGCGACCTTCCTGCCGACGTTTCGCGCGTGAGCGGCGACGTCACCGACTACGATTCGATCGTGGACACCGTCGCAGGCCACGACGCGGTCGTCAACCTCGTCTCGCTCTCGCCGTTGTACCAGCCACCGGATGGCCTCGATCACGAAACCGTTCACGCGGGCGGGACGGCGAACCTCGTCCGCGCCGCCGAGGAACACGACGTCGACCGATTCCTTCAGATGAGCGCACTCGATGCCGACCCGAACGGTCCCACCGACTTCATCCGCGCGAAAGGCCGTGCCGAAACACTCGTTACCGATTCACGTCTCGAGTGGACGATCGTTCGCCCCTCCGTCGTCTTCGGCGACGGCGGCGAGTTCCTCGAGTTTACGAAACTGGTCACGACGCCGTACGTCACCGGATTGCCGGGTGGTGGCGAGACGCGCTTTCAGCCGATCTGGGTCGGTGACCTCGTTCCCTTGCTCGCGAGTGCCCTCGAGGACGCGCGTCACGTCGGCCAGCGCTACGAACTCGCCGGGCCACAGATCGTGACGCTCGCGGATGCGACGGAACTGCTCTACGAAGCCGAGGACAAGTCGGTCACGATCCTCCCGATTCCGAGCGCGCTCACGAAAGTCGGTCTCAAAGCGGTCGGTCCCGTCCCGTTCGTTCCGTTCGGTCCGGATCAAGCGCGCTCGCTCGAGTTGAACAACACGGTCGTCACGAACGATGTGACAGCGTTTGGCGTCACAGAGGACGACCTGCAGACGGTCGGTGCGTACCTCGGATTGAACGGTCACGGACAGTGGGACCCACAGCGACTGTCCGCCTGA
- the tmk gene encoding dTMP kinase, protein MLVTLEGLDGSGKTTVWEALQETYPDATFTREPTNDSWYGDAVYRSIGDDDADSLAELFLYTADHADHLSRTIEPALERGDLVISDRYSDSRFAYQGATLETSDRLTVDDPLEYVVDVHEPFSRPPDLTLYLDVDPKTAAERAGATNKFERVEYLESVHANYERLLERDPERFVRVDASQEPEAVLEEVRDVLAEAVGDE, encoded by the coding sequence ATGCTGGTCACGCTCGAGGGGCTAGACGGCAGCGGCAAGACGACCGTCTGGGAGGCGCTCCAGGAGACCTATCCCGACGCGACGTTCACCCGCGAACCGACGAACGACTCCTGGTACGGCGACGCCGTCTACCGATCGATCGGAGACGACGACGCGGACTCGCTCGCGGAACTGTTTCTCTACACCGCCGACCACGCCGACCACCTCTCCCGGACGATCGAACCCGCCCTCGAGCGCGGCGACCTCGTGATCTCCGATCGCTACTCCGACTCCCGCTTCGCCTATCAGGGAGCGACTCTCGAGACGTCGGACCGACTCACGGTCGACGACCCTCTCGAGTACGTCGTCGACGTCCACGAACCGTTCTCCAGACCCCCAGACCTGACGCTCTACCTCGACGTCGACCCGAAGACGGCCGCCGAACGCGCCGGCGCGACGAACAAGTTCGAACGCGTCGAGTACCTCGAGTCCGTCCACGCGAACTACGAACGGTTACTCGAGCGCGACCCCGAGCGGTTCGTTCGCGTGGATGCGAGCCAAGAACCGGAGGCCGTGCTCGAGGAAGTGCGAGACGTGCTGGCAGAAGCGGTCGGAGACGAGTAA